In Leptospira saintgironsiae, one genomic interval encodes:
- a CDS encoding SpoIIE family protein phosphatase: MGLNPISWDLVLFNYYSFGSLLVTLTTIFLGIFFLTLKNRTIATTHLGIGFMLLGVFETGYFLAAFLYHPIAAYHRWMTGGFILFALAHFTQFLLRFPGNSNQRIAKWVLMAEHSVSVITVSLFIYFTYISEKIYHFTAHHWDFNAFDASRYLALVIGIFSIVGFIIIPTWRVVITKDKRRIALLMFTIGFLIAAIYPNISNILSRDGVMERSTYMTSNVILFLTAFSFLVIAFINNSAERTTFMVKIVGITLFTICLIMQALVYISSQEKDAEYDSLRMVNIERALENGVKSGDIEYAFHWDDSKESLNSSEYDPNKELNLKEIEADLQNVTTYEEIRNLREEGFRKSISLLLDRTHTYFGGYKRFIQKLLEDKKDLSDAELKKLILASAEQWNKRAFVSSNRLEAIVGGSFCKKGRDFVNALGDSEFGFKEEIFSHWSEDCLWDGKDLDQAQLRSEVLRYFRYFKPSETRHYRRSQDGTGHYVAFMKFQPEKQQMSEVGFSYRLYRDFMHPTAVKQTVILLAVIFIVLALFPLFFKNSLVDPLNSLLSGVEKVNKGDLDVVVPVKVRDEIGFLADSFNAMVASIKQARRELQDYAENLEEKVRERTREVQEKMEEVQRLKVQQDGDYFLTSLLAKPLFYNANKSKLVSTDFIIRQKKQFEFRGKHSDLGGDICVTGNLRLGRPDSFKRYTVSMNGDAMGKSMQGAGGALVMGVVMNSILARSAANNRILDATPEQWLTEIYDEIHAVFKSFNGSMVISASLYLIEDETGVCWYFNAEHPYSVLYRDGKASFIEDGLTLRKLGLDSEFEFKVRSFQLKKGDIIILGSDGRDDVDLTPEETIRTINEDEMLFLRHVETAKANLEDIETEIRKTGELTDDLSLLKIEFQGEPKSDEIEEIFESSDHIDKALNTDSVYEDAKKMYKTGRLDEALELLKTGYMHDSANQRLNKLLGLLSFKGKDYNTAVEVLNNYLGTDPDLHEYWFYLSIANKKMGKYDQALTASLKLLEIDPNNISNTINLSDIYRLMEMYDRAEEYARKVLQKEPGNENAHKLIRLIERDR, encoded by the coding sequence ATGGGGTTAAATCCGATTTCTTGGGACCTGGTCCTTTTTAATTATTATTCATTTGGAAGTTTATTGGTCACACTGACCACCATATTCCTCGGGATTTTCTTTCTTACCCTAAAGAATAGGACAATAGCTACCACTCATCTTGGGATTGGCTTTATGCTATTAGGTGTATTCGAGACAGGATACTTCTTAGCAGCATTTCTATATCACCCGATCGCAGCATATCACCGTTGGATGACTGGCGGATTCATTCTATTTGCTCTTGCTCACTTCACCCAATTTTTACTTAGGTTTCCTGGGAACAGCAACCAACGTATAGCGAAATGGGTTTTGATGGCTGAACATTCTGTTTCAGTGATCACCGTAAGTTTGTTTATATACTTCACTTATATTTCAGAGAAGATCTATCACTTCACTGCTCACCATTGGGACTTTAATGCGTTTGATGCAAGCCGCTATCTTGCATTGGTGATTGGAATATTCTCCATCGTAGGTTTTATTATTATACCTACTTGGAGAGTCGTTATCACAAAGGACAAGAGAAGGATCGCTCTTCTCATGTTCACTATTGGATTTTTGATCGCAGCAATTTATCCGAATATCTCGAATATTCTCAGCCGAGACGGAGTGATGGAACGTTCTACGTACATGACTTCGAACGTAATTCTATTCTTAACAGCGTTCTCGTTCTTAGTAATCGCATTCATCAATAATAGTGCCGAACGAACTACCTTCATGGTTAAGATCGTTGGGATCACACTCTTTACGATCTGTTTGATCATGCAGGCTTTAGTTTATATCTCCAGCCAAGAAAAAGACGCAGAATACGATAGTTTGCGTATGGTGAATATAGAAAGAGCTCTGGAAAATGGTGTAAAATCCGGAGATATAGAGTACGCCTTCCATTGGGATGATTCCAAGGAAAGTTTAAATTCTTCCGAATATGATCCTAATAAAGAACTAAATCTTAAAGAGATAGAAGCTGACTTACAAAACGTCACGACTTACGAAGAGATCCGTAATCTAAGAGAAGAAGGATTTAGAAAATCCATAAGTTTGCTTTTGGACCGAACTCATACTTATTTCGGTGGTTATAAACGTTTCATCCAAAAGTTATTGGAAGATAAAAAAGATCTCTCCGATGCAGAACTCAAAAAACTTATCTTAGCAAGTGCAGAGCAATGGAATAAACGAGCTTTCGTTTCTTCGAATAGACTCGAGGCAATTGTAGGAGGATCTTTCTGTAAAAAGGGAAGAGACTTCGTAAATGCTTTAGGAGATTCAGAGTTCGGTTTTAAGGAAGAAATTTTCTCTCATTGGTCAGAAGATTGTCTTTGGGATGGAAAGGATTTAGACCAAGCACAACTTCGTTCTGAAGTTCTAAGATATTTTAGATATTTTAAACCAAGCGAAACCCGCCACTACAGAAGAAGTCAAGATGGAACAGGGCATTATGTTGCCTTTATGAAATTCCAACCTGAAAAACAACAGATGAGTGAGGTTGGGTTCTCTTATAGATTGTATAGAGATTTTATGCACCCAACCGCGGTAAAACAAACCGTGATCTTATTGGCTGTGATCTTTATCGTTCTAGCATTGTTTCCACTCTTCTTCAAAAACAGTTTAGTAGATCCTCTCAATAGCCTTCTTTCCGGGGTGGAGAAGGTAAACAAGGGAGATCTGGACGTGGTGGTCCCAGTTAAGGTCCGAGACGAGATCGGGTTCTTAGCTGACTCATTCAATGCGATGGTGGCTTCTATCAAACAAGCCAGAAGAGAACTACAAGATTATGCAGAAAACCTGGAAGAAAAAGTTCGAGAAAGAACTAGAGAAGTCCAGGAGAAGATGGAGGAAGTCCAACGCCTCAAAGTGCAGCAGGATGGTGACTACTTCTTAACTTCATTATTAGCAAAACCTCTCTTCTATAATGCGAACAAATCCAAATTGGTTTCTACTGATTTTATCATTCGCCAAAAGAAACAATTCGAGTTCAGAGGAAAACATTCCGACCTGGGCGGGGATATCTGTGTAACTGGAAATCTAAGATTAGGACGCCCCGATTCATTCAAACGTTATACAGTTTCTATGAACGGTGATGCAATGGGTAAATCCATGCAAGGTGCCGGTGGTGCCTTGGTGATGGGCGTTGTTATGAACTCCATTCTCGCACGTTCAGCAGCAAACAATAGGATTTTGGATGCAACTCCTGAGCAGTGGTTAACTGAAATTTACGATGAGATCCACGCAGTATTCAAATCGTTCAACGGTTCAATGGTGATCTCCGCTTCTCTCTATTTGATAGAAGATGAAACTGGAGTATGTTGGTATTTTAACGCTGAGCACCCTTACTCTGTATTGTATAGAGATGGAAAGGCAAGTTTTATAGAAGACGGACTAACTCTCAGAAAATTGGGTCTGGATTCAGAATTCGAATTTAAGGTAAGAAGTTTCCAACTTAAAAAAGGTGATATTATCATCCTCGGCTCGGACGGTAGAGATGATGTGGATCTAACTCCTGAAGAGACGATCCGTACTATTAACGAAGACGAAATGTTGTTTCTCCGCCATGTAGAAACTGCAAAAGCAAATCTGGAAGATATTGAAACTGAGATCCGTAAAACCGGAGAACTCACAGATGACCTTTCTCTTCTCAAGATAGAGTTCCAAGGAGAACCTAAAAGCGACGAGATCGAAGAAATTTTCGAATCTTCTGACCATATCGACAAAGCATTAAATACAGATTCCGTTTATGAAGATGCTAAGAAGATGTATAAAACCGGACGTTTGGACGAGGCATTAGAACTTCTGAAAACAGGTTATATGCATGATAGTGCCAACCAAAGATTGAATAAACTTTTGGGACTTCTCAGCTTTAAAGGTAAAGATTATAATACTGCTGTAGAAGTTTTGAATAACTATCTTGGAACAGATCCTGATCTTCATGAGTATTGGTTCTATCTTTCTATTGCAAACAAGAAGATGGGCAAGTATGACCAAGCTCTGACTGCGAGTTTGAAACTTTTGGAAATCGATCCTAATAATATTTCTAATACGATCAATCTATCTGATATCTATCGTTTGATGGAAATGTATGATAGAGCAGAAGAATATGCTCGCAAAGTATTACAAAAAGAACCGGGGAACGAAAACGCTCATAAACTGATTCGTTTGATAGAGAGAGATCGTTGA
- a CDS encoding dicarboxylate/amino acid:cation symporter, which yields MSANSNQNIPKARRFLPLEKLWFRVLLGLVSGLLVGLYLSPENSLVAQEYSKPIISWLGLPGHFFLILLQIIMIPLVFCSIVLGIHAGETLDNLKSFGLKAFLYFVFTTILAVSIGIILASTIKPGSFVDPAGIPRVQVPNKVSESSGTVSVEKVPELILSVIPRNPFQTFANGDMLGVVLLALLVGIAILSIEQQSAAYVLPVLQAIFKTSMVFVQWAMKIAPFAVFGLIAQITAKIGLKVLLSLGVYFFTVLGGLVLVLIMYSIILMLVARKSPVWFFKQAGEVQLLAFSTSSSAAVLPFSLKTGIEKMGVSRKIAEFILPLGATVNMDGTALYQAVATVFLAQVYGIELTTTNLAFVLIATVVASIGTPSTPGLGIVILASILAGVGVPTEGIGIILGVDRILDMCRTTVNVTGDLVACNVFQSIEDKKRPST from the coding sequence ATGTCCGCTAACTCGAACCAAAACATTCCGAAAGCACGTAGATTTCTTCCTTTAGAGAAACTCTGGTTTAGAGTTTTGTTAGGTTTGGTTTCCGGACTTTTAGTAGGCCTATATCTAAGTCCTGAAAATTCGTTGGTAGCCCAAGAATATTCAAAGCCGATCATTTCTTGGTTAGGGCTTCCTGGTCATTTTTTCCTGATCTTATTGCAAATCATCATGATTCCTTTGGTGTTTTGTTCCATCGTTCTAGGGATACACGCCGGAGAAACTCTGGATAATCTGAAAAGTTTCGGATTAAAAGCATTCTTATACTTCGTATTTACCACAATATTAGCCGTATCGATCGGAATCATCTTAGCAAGCACGATCAAACCAGGAAGTTTTGTAGATCCAGCGGGAATTCCAAGAGTGCAAGTTCCAAATAAAGTATCCGAATCCTCAGGTACTGTCTCTGTGGAGAAGGTCCCGGAGTTAATACTTTCCGTTATTCCCAGAAATCCATTCCAAACATTTGCTAATGGAGATATGTTAGGAGTAGTTTTACTCGCTCTATTGGTTGGGATTGCTATTCTTTCAATAGAACAACAAAGTGCCGCTTATGTTCTGCCTGTATTACAAGCGATATTCAAAACCAGTATGGTATTCGTACAATGGGCAATGAAGATTGCACCTTTCGCAGTTTTCGGACTCATAGCTCAGATCACTGCAAAGATAGGACTCAAAGTTTTATTAAGTCTTGGAGTGTACTTTTTCACTGTGCTAGGTGGCTTAGTCTTAGTACTGATTATGTATTCGATCATACTTATGCTTGTAGCAAGAAAGAGCCCTGTTTGGTTCTTTAAACAAGCGGGAGAAGTACAACTTCTCGCATTCTCCACTTCTAGTTCTGCAGCAGTTCTTCCTTTTTCTTTAAAGACAGGAATAGAGAAGATGGGAGTTTCTCGAAAAATCGCAGAGTTCATTTTGCCATTAGGAGCTACGGTCAATATGGATGGGACTGCTCTTTACCAAGCGGTTGCCACCGTATTTTTAGCCCAAGTGTATGGAATAGAATTAACAACTACCAATCTTGCATTCGTTCTCATTGCAACTGTGGTAGCTTCTATCGGAACTCCAAGTACTCCAGGACTTGGTATAGTAATTCTCGCATCTATTTTAGCAGGTGTAGGCGTTCCTACAGAAGGGATCGGTATTATCTTGGGAGTGGACCGTATTTTGGACATGTGCAGAACCACTGTGAACGTAACAGGAGACTTGGTTGCCTGCAATGTTTTCCAAAGTATAGAAGATAAGAAACGACCGAGCACCTGA